The Desulfobaculum bizertense DSM 18034 genome includes a region encoding these proteins:
- a CDS encoding 23S rRNA (pseudouridine(1915)-N(3))-methyltransferase RlmH, with protein sequence MRKIKCIWVGKLRKKHWQGAAEEYLKKLGRTFPITEIILKDAPGHLEGTAKNEWEGKKILEKIDSQDFPIALDEHGQCITSVKFSKLLTQWTEDPATSPCFIIGGAYGLSKDVLSRCRYTLSLSPMTFPHELARVLLLEQLYRADSIRRGTPYHHI encoded by the coding sequence ATGCGAAAAATCAAATGCATCTGGGTAGGAAAACTCAGGAAAAAGCACTGGCAGGGTGCTGCCGAAGAATACCTGAAAAAACTGGGACGTACTTTCCCCATAACCGAGATTATACTGAAAGACGCTCCCGGTCATCTTGAAGGTACCGCAAAAAACGAATGGGAAGGGAAAAAAATTCTGGAGAAAATTGATTCTCAGGATTTTCCCATTGCCCTTGATGAGCACGGCCAGTGCATCACATCGGTCAAGTTCTCAAAACTCTTGACCCAGTGGACAGAAGATCCTGCAACGTCCCCATGTTTTATTATTGGTGGAGCGTACGGACTGTCCAAGGATGTGCTCAGCCGCTGCCGCTATACCCTGAGCCTTTCTCCCATGACCTTTCCCCACGAGCTGGCGCGGGTTCTGCTGCTGGAGCAGCTCTACCGGGCAGACAGCATCCGCAGGGGCACGCCATACCATCACATTTAG